In the genome of Fusarium oxysporum f. sp. lycopersici 4287 supercont2.46 genomic scaffold, whole genome shotgun sequence, one region contains:
- a CDS encoding MFS transporter, FHS family, L-fucose permease: protein MAGGAIPTAAPQLAGGYLTGRALIYPLSLVISLFFLWGFSYGLLDVLNKHFQTVLGITKLESTGLQVMYFGGGYLLFSPVAAEVLKRRGYKLTILMGLTLYSLGAVLFWPVAKSADSNANGRAVFGGFCACTLVIACGLATLETAANSYAVVIGAPESASARLQFCQSWNGVASFIGPLIASKFFFTGENQNNLTNVQYVYLAVACAGAAVGVLFFFAKLPEVSEAVLEDDQAGHVAQGSIWKQWNMWFAFGAQFCYVGAQVTIATFFINYAHENGDITTAKGSNMLSYALITFTVGRFVATALAVIFSSEFIMVVYSCCAIALTAYVSAAPRGVASVGILIAVFFFMAPMYPTIFAMGTRNLGHHTRRAAGILVMGVSGGAVFPPVQGAIADAKGTRISYIVPTIGFVYVLGYVAVNWVRGGITFMAPKAEESTVDEITYDNEKNDVIIEQREKKHNEMA, encoded by the coding sequence ATGGCAGGCGGTGCTATTCCCACAGCGGCTCCCCAGCTCGCAGGCGGCTACCTGACCGGTCGCGCGCTCATCTACCCCCTCTCCCTCGTcatctccctcttcttcctctgggGATTCTCCTACGGCCTTCTCGATGTCCTCAACAAGCATTTCCAAACCGTCCTCGGCATCACAAAGCTCGAGTCCACTGGCCTGCAGGTCATGTACTTTGGTGGCGGttatctcctcttctctcccgTTGCTGCTGAGGTTCTTAAGCGACGCGGTTACAAGCTTACTATCCTGATGGGTCTTACTCTCTACTCTCTCGGTGCTGTCCTGTTTTGGCCTGTTGCCAAGTCTGCTGATAGCAACGCAAACGGTCGCGctgtctttggtggtttCTGCGCTTGCACCCTCGTCATCGCTTGTGGTCTCGCTACTCTCGAAACTGCCGCCAACTCTTACGCTGTCGTCATCGGCGCTCCTGAGTCTGCCTCCGCCCGTCTCCAATTCTGCCAGTCTTGGAACGGTGTCGCTTCCTTCATCGGTCCCCTCATCGCCTCcaagttcttcttcaccGGCGAGAACCAGAACAACCTCACCAACGTCCAGTATGTCTACCTCGCTGTCGCCTGTGCTGGCGCCGCCGTTGGtgtcctcttcttcttcgccaagcTTCCCGAGGTCAGCGAGGCTGTTCTTGAGGATGACCAGGCTGGCCACGTTGCTCAGGGTTCCATCTGGAAGCAGTGGAACATGTGGTTCGCCTTCGGTGCTCAGTTCTGCTACGTCGGTGCCCAGGTCACCATTGCtaccttcttcatcaactacGCCCACGAGAACGGTGACATCACAACTGCCAAGGGTAGCAACATGCTGAGCTATGCTCTCATCACCTTCACTGTCGGTAGATTCGTCGCTACTGCTCTTGCTGTCATCTTCAGCTCCGAGTTCATCATGGTTGTCTACTCTTGCTGTGCCATCGCTCTTACTGCCTACGTCAGCGCTGCTCCCAGGGGTGTTGCCAGTGTCGGTATCCTCAttgccgtcttcttcttcatggcTCCCATGTACCCCACCATCTTCGCCATGGGTACCCGAAACCTCGGCCACCACACTCGACGTGCTGCTGGTATCCTTGTCATGGGTGTATCGGGCGGTGCCGTGTTCCCCCCTGTACAGGGAGCCATAGCTGATGCCAAGGGCACTCGTATCTCCTACATCGTCCCTACTATCGGCTTCGTCTACGTCCTCGGCTATGTCGCTGTCAACTGGGTTCGCGGCGGAATTACATTCATGGCCcccaaggctgaggagtCTACTGTCGATGAGATCACCTACGATAACGAGAAGAACGATGTCATCATTGAGCAGCGCGAGAAGAAGCACAACGAGATGGCTTAA